One region of Candidatus Polarisedimenticolaceae bacterium genomic DNA includes:
- a CDS encoding bi-domain-containing oxidoreductase, with product MRQLIQDPKAGTVLVVDVPPPAIRPGTLLVRTEASVISPGTERNAVAAVRDSYIRTARARPDLVRRVLDSVRRDGLLAAYRKVQAKLSEPQALGYACAGKVVAIGEGAGDHFRIGDRVACAGVGHASHAEMVCVPVNLAARIPDGVPLADAAFATLGAIALHGVRQAEPRLGDRVAVIGTGILGLLTVQLLRAHGARAAAFDLSEDLVERARALGAETGSSGGVDDQVATALAWTDGLGVDAVIVTAASASDGPMTAAAGMTRDRGRVVAVGFVPFGLPREIAYVKELELRISRSYGPGRYDLGYEETGVDYPIGYVRWTETRNLEAFLALLADGRVTVADLVTHRYALADAPAAYDELVAKNGRRPLGMVIDYPVRTSADAAEAARMGGSTPATAVPGRSQLAVVGAGAFARAVLLPALARLDVPLVRVATSHGLTALDAQKKFGFRTIGTDPEEVFRDPDVDAVVIATRHDAHADLAARALAAGKHVFVEKPLALTLEELDRVMAEVRRAPGILLVGFNRRFAAMSVAIRDHLRGKGPFLATYRINAGALPAGHWTLDRKMGGGRIIGECCHFVDLLSFLAGDAPIVGVQARAAGRPAGLAQDVAVQVEFGDGSVGQILYTSRGSGSLSKERLEVHAGGSSAVLDDFRTCTVHAGRSSRRAGAPGKGHVEELRAFVDAVRAGGPSPIAPATLEGVSRATIEIHRALTV from the coding sequence ATGAGGCAGTTGATCCAGGACCCCAAGGCGGGGACCGTGCTCGTCGTCGACGTCCCGCCTCCGGCGATTCGACCCGGCACGCTTCTGGTCCGGACGGAGGCGTCGGTGATCTCTCCGGGGACCGAGCGGAACGCCGTCGCCGCGGTCCGCGACTCCTACATCCGCACCGCTCGCGCCCGGCCGGATCTCGTCCGTCGCGTGCTCGATTCCGTCCGCCGCGACGGTCTCCTCGCCGCGTACCGCAAGGTGCAGGCGAAGCTCTCGGAGCCGCAGGCTCTCGGCTATGCGTGCGCGGGGAAAGTCGTCGCGATCGGCGAAGGCGCGGGCGACCACTTCCGGATCGGCGATCGCGTGGCGTGCGCGGGCGTCGGACACGCCAGCCATGCGGAGATGGTCTGCGTCCCCGTCAATCTCGCCGCACGCATCCCCGACGGGGTCCCGCTCGCGGACGCCGCCTTCGCGACGCTGGGCGCGATCGCCCTCCACGGCGTCCGCCAAGCGGAGCCTCGGCTCGGCGATCGCGTCGCGGTCATCGGAACGGGGATCCTTGGCCTGCTGACGGTCCAGCTCCTCCGTGCGCACGGCGCACGCGCCGCCGCGTTCGACCTGAGCGAGGATCTCGTCGAGCGGGCGCGGGCGCTCGGCGCCGAAACGGGCAGCAGCGGAGGTGTCGACGACCAGGTCGCGACGGCGCTCGCTTGGACCGATGGGCTCGGTGTCGATGCGGTGATCGTCACGGCGGCGAGTGCCTCCGACGGCCCGATGACGGCGGCGGCCGGGATGACGCGCGACCGAGGCCGTGTCGTGGCGGTCGGGTTCGTTCCGTTCGGTCTGCCGAGGGAGATCGCCTACGTGAAGGAGCTCGAGCTCCGCATCTCGCGCTCCTACGGGCCGGGGCGTTACGACTTGGGCTACGAAGAGACCGGCGTCGACTACCCCATCGGCTACGTGAGGTGGACCGAGACTCGGAATCTCGAGGCGTTCCTCGCCCTGCTCGCGGACGGCCGGGTGACGGTGGCCGATCTCGTCACCCATCGGTACGCGCTCGCCGACGCCCCCGCCGCCTACGACGAGCTGGTCGCGAAGAACGGCCGACGCCCGCTCGGGATGGTGATCGATTACCCGGTGCGCACCTCCGCGGACGCAGCGGAGGCCGCGCGGATGGGCGGATCCACTCCGGCCACCGCGGTCCCCGGACGTTCCCAGCTCGCCGTCGTCGGTGCGGGCGCCTTCGCCCGCGCCGTGCTGCTCCCTGCCCTCGCGCGGCTCGACGTGCCGCTCGTCCGGGTGGCGACGAGCCACGGGCTCACCGCCTTGGACGCCCAGAAGAAGTTCGGGTTTCGGACGATCGGCACCGATCCGGAGGAGGTCTTCCGCGATCCCGACGTGGATGCCGTCGTCATCGCGACGCGCCACGATGCCCATGCCGATCTCGCCGCACGGGCGCTCGCGGCCGGCAAGCACGTGTTCGTCGAGAAGCCGCTCGCCCTGACGCTCGAGGAGCTCGACCGCGTGATGGCCGAGGTCCGCCGAGCGCCGGGCATCCTCCTCGTCGGCTTCAACCGGCGTTTCGCCGCGATGTCGGTCGCCATCCGGGACCACCTCCGCGGCAAAGGACCGTTCCTCGCGACCTACCGCATCAACGCCGGCGCCCTTCCCGCGGGCCACTGGACGCTCGATCGGAAGATGGGCGGCGGCCGCATCATCGGCGAGTGCTGCCACTTCGTCGACCTCCTCTCGTTCCTCGCGGGTGACGCGCCGATCGTCGGCGTTCAAGCGCGGGCCGCGGGACGCCCGGCGGGCCTGGCCCAAGACGTCGCGGTCCAGGTGGAGTTCGGCGACGGCAGCGTGGGCCAGATCCTCTACACGAGCCGCGGCTCGGGATCGCTCTCGAAGGAGCGCCTCGAGGTCCACGCCGGCGGCTCCTCCGCGGTCCTCGACGATTTTCGTACGTGCACGGTGCACGCGGGCAGGAGCTCGCGTCGAGCCGGAGCGCCGGGGAAGGGCCATGTCGAAGAGCTGCGCGCGTTCGTCGACGCGGTGCGCGCAGGGGGCCCCTCGCCGATCGCCCCGGCGACGCTCGAAGGCGTCTCGCGCGCGACGATCGAGATCCACCGGGCCCTGACGGTGTGA
- a CDS encoding glycosyltransferase family 1 protein — MNLRIAVNAFSNPVGGGRTVLRRILPRMADFAPRSSFTVFGPSGDEALRGDVARPNVVWQDVPAGLRGTGSKLLWENLSFPRELVRGGFDVVLCPANVSHFRGTTPKVVMIQNSLPFYRDLYRFESARTRARLHLLAWASHHFIARAEGAVFLTRTAREDALRGTSVEPKRDTVAYLGVDEDFGREPHEAARADAARRYDLPGRYVLSASHLYRYKRFEALIEAWGLIPPATRDGRTLVIAGEPHDRAYADALAERVSRLADPSSVRFIGGVTTATLSTLHAGADAVAFLSACEAGSITVLEALASGRPLLLSNRSALPELGSDAALYADPDRPEEVARQLARLLSDPALARDLGARARRRAAEFTWDRTARTVLAVLESVASARR; from the coding sequence GTGAACCTGCGCATCGCCGTCAATGCGTTCAGCAACCCCGTCGGCGGCGGACGGACCGTTCTGCGACGCATCCTTCCCCGGATGGCGGACTTCGCACCTCGCTCGTCGTTCACGGTGTTCGGCCCCTCGGGTGACGAGGCCCTCCGCGGGGACGTGGCGCGGCCCAACGTCGTCTGGCAGGACGTCCCGGCGGGACTCCGGGGAACCGGGTCGAAGCTCCTCTGGGAGAACCTGTCGTTCCCGCGCGAGCTGGTACGCGGCGGCTTCGACGTCGTGCTCTGCCCCGCCAACGTGAGCCACTTCCGAGGCACCACGCCGAAGGTCGTCATGATTCAGAACTCGCTCCCGTTCTACAGGGACCTCTATCGCTTCGAGAGCGCCCGCACGCGGGCTCGCCTGCACCTGCTCGCGTGGGCGTCGCATCACTTCATCGCGCGGGCGGAGGGTGCCGTTTTCCTGACCCGGACGGCGCGTGAGGACGCGCTGCGCGGAACCTCCGTCGAGCCGAAGCGCGACACCGTCGCCTACCTGGGCGTCGACGAGGATTTCGGACGTGAGCCCCACGAAGCCGCGCGTGCGGACGCCGCGCGTCGTTACGACCTTCCCGGCCGCTACGTGCTCTCGGCGTCCCACCTCTATCGTTACAAGCGCTTCGAGGCATTGATCGAAGCGTGGGGCCTCATTCCCCCGGCGACGCGCGACGGCCGCACGCTCGTCATCGCCGGAGAGCCGCACGATCGCGCCTATGCGGACGCGCTCGCCGAGCGCGTATCGCGTCTCGCCGATCCGTCCTCCGTGCGGTTCATCGGCGGCGTGACCACGGCGACGCTCTCGACGCTGCACGCCGGAGCCGACGCCGTCGCGTTCCTCTCGGCCTGCGAGGCCGGCAGCATCACGGTCCTGGAAGCGCTGGCGTCGGGCCGCCCGCTCCTCCTCTCCAATCGCTCCGCGCTGCCGGAGCTCGGAAGCGATGCGGCGCTCTACGCGGACCCCGACAGGCCCGAAGAGGTCGCGAGACAGCTCGCGCGTCTCCTCTCGGACCCAGCGCTGGCCCGGGACCTCGGCGCGCGCGCGCGTCGACGCGCCGCGGAGTTCACGTGGGATCGGACGGCGCGAACCGTCCTCGCGGTCCTCGAGAGCGTGGCGTCAGCGCGTCGTTGA
- a CDS encoding methyltransferase domain-containing protein, translating into MSDLLVRVLGWPATVLHGDPQVYARWTWCRRRLQPGPIKVLDAGCGSGAFTMAAARRGNDALGLSFDERNNAIAAERARTLGLTNVRFETADLRRLDSLAPALGTFDEVLCTEVIEHIMDDRKLVRDLAALLKPGGRLLLTTPNKDYRPLVGDVLSTVEDGGHVRWGYSHGEIRALLDGAGIDVVEESWNSGIISQQLTNLTRLLSRVDPRFAWAAVFPLRVLTLIDEPLTKLLSYPYFSIAVVGIKRA; encoded by the coding sequence ATGAGCGACCTTCTCGTTCGTGTTCTCGGGTGGCCCGCTACGGTCCTCCATGGGGACCCTCAGGTCTACGCACGCTGGACCTGGTGTCGCCGGCGGCTGCAGCCTGGGCCGATCAAGGTCCTGGACGCCGGTTGCGGCAGCGGCGCGTTCACGATGGCCGCCGCGCGACGGGGCAACGACGCGTTGGGGCTGTCGTTCGACGAGCGCAACAACGCGATCGCCGCGGAGCGCGCCCGCACGCTTGGCCTCACGAACGTGCGGTTCGAGACCGCCGACCTACGCCGGCTGGACAGCCTGGCCCCGGCGTTGGGGACGTTCGACGAAGTCCTCTGCACCGAGGTCATCGAGCACATCATGGACGACCGCAAGCTCGTCCGGGACCTCGCGGCGCTTCTGAAGCCCGGCGGGCGCCTTCTGCTCACGACCCCGAACAAAGACTACCGACCGCTGGTCGGCGACGTTCTTTCGACGGTGGAGGACGGCGGCCACGTGCGCTGGGGCTATTCCCACGGCGAGATCCGCGCGCTGCTCGACGGAGCCGGCATCGACGTCGTGGAGGAGAGCTGGAACAGCGGCATCATCTCGCAGCAGCTCACGAATCTGACGCGGCTTCTCTCGCGTGTCGATCCACGCTTCGCATGGGCGGCCGTCTTCCCGCTCCGTGTGCTCACGCTGATCGACGAGCCGCTCACCAAGCTCCTCTCGTACCCGTACTTCAGCATCGCCGTCGTCGGCATCAAGCGCGCATGA